The Oncorhynchus gorbuscha isolate QuinsamMale2020 ecotype Even-year linkage group LG04, OgorEven_v1.0, whole genome shotgun sequence genome includes the window CGTTCCGGGTTACTGGCAATCTCCAGTGCTGGTCACACAGATATTAGATCAGATATgccagggttgtgttcagtagacACCAAACAGGAGAAGATATTACTGACCTGAATTTGTGCATTGATCATATTGACCAAATGTAGTACATATGGATGTGTACCTGAGGAACCCTGGGATACCCAAACAGTATTGGAGGATGACCACCACAACGTCCCCGAAGGCAGCCAGTGAGGAGCCATCACAGAGTGAAGCCCCTCCCATGAGGACCACCAAATCAAAGACCCTTGGGTCCCAGGTTTGACTGGTCCCAGTTTGACTGGTGTGTAGATATTCAGGTAAAGGGAGTCCTCTGAGGTGTTTAGGATAGGGAACCGACCTCCGTACAGGTCACCCATCTGTCTAGTGTGGTTCATGTTCTGCAGACACCTATGTGTTAGGAGGACAAGAAAGGTTACATTTTCTTACACTATCAATACAAACATGAATGGCAGAATGTTAATCAAAATACGCATGATTCAGAGTTCCCCATTAAACAGTATAGGCTgtttgtctccctgcctgtctctctgagaCATTACTGCTTAGGCTCATACAGAGGGGGGTAAGCCTTGgcgtctctcagtccctgccacaCCCGGGGAGGCTGGGGGGCCTGGAACTTCAGCGGCCCGACAAGGGGGCTCAGGGGATCCCCAGGTAGGCAGCCACcttcctctggctctctctctcactctgaccaGTCTGCCCTCCAGCTGACCATATCTAGTATGAAGCTGGATGAGGCTCTCTGTCCCCTGGAAAAGATTTACATGTTACAGAAAAGGGAATGTAGTAGTCTGTCAAAGGATGCATTAACTGGGAAAGGAGCGATTTACAGCCATTTACAAGCATACCAattttttaaaaaaatatatatatatatatatatatatatatatatatatatattatttaaaaatatatatatttacagctAATCAATGCATTTTGTGAATTAAACAGGACATACATTCTTACCTGCGACTGTATGGAAACTCACTCTTCTGCCCTAACCCATCATAGTGGTGCCAGGGAGATTATCCATTCACATCTGTAGAATATCAAACCACATGAAGATCTATTTCAGCAGTTGCCGATTTTCATAATCTCTATACATTAATGCACAATACATCCCTATCCAGTGAGTAACCAAATATCAATACATTAGAGAGAAAAGTATACCCTCCAGCTAAAGGAATATGAACCGTATGGAGCCCCAATTCAGTTAAATGCCTTCAGTAAATCTGTGGAAGACTGAGGATTGAGCTGCTCTTCATATCACAGGCTGGCATTGGAAACTCCAATGCAACCTGTTATGGATTTTCTAAAAAGCCAGCAGAGTTGATTCAGTCCTGATCGAATGTCAAACAGCAGTTTGAAAAGGGGGAGTCCTCTGAAAGAACATCCTGGTTTGTTTTAATCTTCTATAGCTGCCTGGACATGCACGATGAAATTAGATGTCATGCTACTAACTCCACTTGTTTATCTTGGGTCTACATTTCTGCCAAGTTCAGAGTGTGCAGAACATCAACAATGACATGATATCAGGCAATCAAATATGAGTAAATTACCTTCAGCTTGGCTCAGGACAGGCCTAGACCTTGAGCTAACCTGGACAGAGATTACATTGAACtaacagcatcatcatcatcatcatcatcatcatcatcatcattgacAACACAGTAACCTAAAGTGCTGAAGTTAGAGCAGGCTGTAATGTACATTTTAATAGTCCCTGGTGTCACGTATATTCCCTCTCCAACGCTCTAGGTCACCAGACTGCTCATTactacgcacacctgtcaccatcgtttcgcgcaccagcgactcatCAGACTCGCCTGGACTTCATCGCCTTCCTGATTATCTTCCCTGTGTTCGGTCACttcctttggttctttccctagGCGTTATTTTTTTCCTGTTTCAGTGTTTCATGTCTGTACActactcgtgtttcttgttttgttctatgttcatttatttatttaatacacttcctgaacatgcttcccgactcccagcgtACTCATTACACCTGGTTTTAATGGTATGTGGAATAAGCAATGCATCAAATAAATGGGATTACAGTAAACTAGTTGAATGCAATCAACCCACAATGAAACGGTTTATAGGCTAGGCTATAATAGTATTACAATAGTCAACTTACATTTTCAACTATCATGCATTACAGTAAAAGCAGAACTAGAGGCAGCTACTTCAAATAATTTGCAAAATAAAATAAGTATTTTGGCTCACCAGTGAAAGCTGCTCTCCAATTGATAACTCGGTGCAATATCAGGGATCGACATGATTAAAGTCTGCTGTTTAGAAATGCCATAACCTGACAATCTTTCATTACGAAGGAACcagaaatatcagttttagtcTACTGGAATTCTGTGCAGTTTGGTTGTTTTCAGTAAGAAAAAGAAAAGGCGCATGCCCAATGAGGCAACCGAGGAGGATCAATTGGACCGATTTGATGTAAATCTGCCTAGTCACGTGTGTCCACTAGAGAGTTCCTGCACCCAGATGCCGTTACCATGGAGGTAAGATAGCACAACTGCCTCAGTCTAAGTGCCGACAAAAGGCATAAAAGACAGAGGCAAGCCTCAGGCTAGCAGGCTCGTGTAAAATGGATGTCTATATTCCCTTTAAGTAAATCAAGATGCAATCCACAACAGAAAAACACACAGACCACgaaacttctacccccaagccatgagactgctaaatagttaaccaaatagctaccaggactatctgcatggaccctttttgcactaactctttaaactcatcacatatgctgctgctactgtttattatctatcctgttacttatatgtacatatctgcCTCACTTACCTCGTAACCCTGCACATATTTTATGTATTCAATATTTTATCAGGGAATAATACTgtgaccaaggtctcttttacagatgagcccggAATTACATACATTACAGAaatatatgtttgggtaggccaggggcCTGTTGCACAAAAGTAGAATTAAGACATCAGGGATAAATGACTCAGCTGAGCTCAATGAAGCCAAAACATGTGCGTCCAGGATTAATTGGTTGCACAAAGACCAAGCCAGGATGAGCAGACACGGATTCATTAAACCAGGTGAAACCAATCCTGGATAGGTGCGCGCTCACGGCTCACTCAAATAGACCCCGCCACAGATCACAGATTAACTGATTTACCATGGCAACTAGAGCCGCGTACTTTTCCCCGTCGGAAACACAAATCCTCATGGAGGCATACGAGGAGGTAAAAGATATAATTAAGAAGAAAGGCAACACCGCCACAGTGATAAAGCAAAGAGAAAAAGCGTGGCAAAGTATTGCAGACCGCCTGAATGCGTAAGTAGTGCACAATTACACACTCACCGCTCCGCTGAAACATCACAATTACAATTCAAATATTTAATTCACATCTCCAAAAACGCAGTTGTACTGTAATTATGAAACGGTTaaatttttaattgaaatgcactgcAGATATGAGTGAAATTGTGTAAAGTAAGTCCATCACACTGTATAAAGCTATGATAAATTATTATTAAAGCCTTACATTATTATTTAACGTTACTACGCTCAGTACGGTTTAATCTTAGCCGTTGTACTCTGCTTCTTATGTTGTCCACCGtttttgtgtttctcctgctttcATTAATGTAAAGCTGCTTTGACAGAATGAAACAATTGtgaaaagtgctatataaataaaatttaattgaataaatagatgagctataataataatcactttaatTTATATAGCGCCTTTCAAAGGACCCAAGGTCGGTTGCTCACTGCACTGCAAACATGTCTTTCTTACTTagtatttttgtcttgttttcagtaaaaaaaaatatctaaaaaacatCTTGAATATTTTCTTGAGCAAAATTACCTAGGAAAATAAGCAAAAAAATCTGCCAGTGAAACGAGAACTTTTCTAAAATTAAGTGTTTATGGAAAAAGTAAACTTATTTCAAGAGAATTTTTATTATATTGACAGATTTTTTATTTGCTTGTTTTAAGCACACATTTACTtaaagtttatattttttgtctaAACTATACTTATTTTGCTAGGTCATTTAGCAAATCAAGAAAATACATCTTGCtttaagtttaaaaaatatatatttttactgaaaacaagacaaaaataccAAGTAATTTTTTGCAGTGTGACtccattaaatgtgtgtgtgtgtgtgtgtagattaaacATGAACGGGCCAAAACGGACATGGCAGCaggtcaaaatcaaatacaagaaCATTCTGCAGAATGGTATGGTCCCTGACTAATATTTAACAAAGCACAAGCATATATTGTACCCAGAAGGTGCCTGCTCACACATTGTCTGTACTGTTTTAGCAGTGAAAAAGAATACCCACAGACAAGGCACGGGTGGTGGGTCACCAAAGGCTGACCTTACCCCAGCAGAGGACATGGCCTTGGAGCTAAATAAAGGCAGGCCCATCTTAGAGGGGATCCCTGGGGGGAAAGAGACGAGCAAAGGTTCCTCCCAAGATGCCACCCGCTTCATTCAAGGTATGTCCTTCCATCTCTACATGGGATACAACCACATTCATATTGAATCAATTTGGACTGTCTGACTTTGGTTTACCTATTGCCTTGCAGTGTCTGGCAGCACTGTGTTCCTGTTAGAGCCACCAGCACAAGCACCAGACGATGCTGATCCAGTGAGTACTCCATCAAAGGCATTCTGTAGGCCTGGCATGTCTTGTCTACTAGCTTCAATATGAATCCGATTAAATGTGATAGGGTGAAGGCCCCagtgcagcagcaacagcacatgatggagacgatgatgatgaggaggagaccATCTCTCTGGATTCCAGAAGGCATGAGGTATCATGGTAAGACTGTGAAAGTACTATTTACTCTACAATGGTGAGGAGTCCTCATCAAAATCAAAAAATCTAATTTCTTTTACAGGACCCAGATGCTACACAGTGGGAAAACCAGCCTGGCAACATAGTGCGTATTAATAAAAGGACACCACATCCTGCCAAATTCCAGCTGCGCTAATTGTATTGTGTTCACAGAGCTCACAAGCTATCAGAAAGTTGTATGGCAACCACCTCCGGCGCCAAATAGAACTGGCAGACATAGACATTCAGTACAAGAAGAAAAAGATGGAAAATCTTGCACTGGAGTCCGAAATAAAAAAGAGGACAATTAGGAAACTGGACCTTGAAATAAAAAAActtgagagggaggtgagataTGCCTTCAATGTACACTGTATGCTAACTGTAACACAAATGTATTAATCATTATTTGTATTTCCTCCCCCAGCTCCAAGAAGATGACACAGCTCAAAATAAAAATTAGGTATATTCTCAAAGTCAAGTGAGCCATGACATATGAGCTCTTATTGTGAGCACACAGGACGGTGGCATCTTTCTAaggttttttttattttcccaGCAATCAGTACAACCAAGTCATCGTTATAAGGCATCGCCCTCTTTTGCCCACCCCCCCAGCACCAGGTCTGGCCACTAGCCTATATGAAGGCCCAAAATTGTGTGTTCCTTTCTGCTCTGACAATGGCATGCCCATTCGTGCGAGATGTGGTGGATGAAGAAGCACTTGTGCTGAGGAGAGCCTTCAGGCGAGAAAGGGTCTTCAGGGACTGGTTGGACCCACTGGCCTTCCCTGATGACCATCTATATGAAAGATACAGGTTTTCTGCAGATGGCATCAGGTATCTATGCAGACTACTGGGTCCCAGGATTAAGCACCGCACTGCACGGAGCCATGCACTGAGTGTGGAGCAAATGGTTTGTGTGGCCTTGCGCTTTTTTGCTAGTGGAGCCTTCCTGTACTCAGTGGGGGATGCAGAACAGCTGAACAAGGCCACAATTTGCCGCACAATAAGGAGCGTGTGTCTGGCTATCAAAGCATTAGCAGATGTCTTCATCTCCTTCCCTGGCCACAGAAGACTCTGTGACATCAAAGAGGAGTTCTATAGGATTGCACGTAAGAGGATCTACAAATTACAGGACAACTGTTAACACATAGTAGGATACTCATTACTTTGTGTGACAGGTTTCCCCAATGTCATTGGTGCAGTGGACTGCACACACATGGATAAAAGCCCCCTCAGGTGCCCATGAGGCCGATTTTGTGAATAGgaaatcctttcacagcattaatgTTCAGGTGAACATAACTTTTTGATATTGTCCATTGACGAACACTCTGCATTGCCAGTGATGTGCATTGATTGGTGTAATATTCCTCATCTTATGATTTCAGATGGTCTGCAATGCTGACTGTGATcagcaatgttgtggcaaaatggcctggCTCAGTCCATGACTCCAGAATCTTTCGGGCCTCTGAAATCTATCAGTGCCTATCACAAGGTAAGCCACACAACCCCTATTTATAACCATCATGGCTGTGTCAAGaatatcactgtgtttatgaggtagtaatgatgagatTTTGTGTTGACAGGTGAATTCTCTGGTGTGTTGCTGGGAGACAGGGGTATGGCTGCCAGCCTTTTCTCCTGACACCTTTCACAGACCCCAGGAAGCACAGCAGGCCTA containing:
- the LOC124033693 gene encoding uncharacterized protein LOC124033693, whose amino-acid sequence is MEAYEEVKDIIKKKGNTATVIKQREKAWQSIADRLNALNMNGPKRTWQQVKIKYKNILQNAVKKNTHRQGTGGGSPKADLTPAEDMALELNKGRPILEGIPGGKETSKGSSQDATRFIQVSGSTVFLLEPPAQAPDDADPGEGPSAAATAHDGDDDDEEETISLDSRRHESSQAIRKLYGNHLRRQIELADIDIQYKKKKMENLALESEIKKRTIRKLDLEIKKLERELQEDDTAQNKN